Within Nematostella vectensis chromosome 1, jaNemVect1.1, whole genome shotgun sequence, the genomic segment CTCTGGGCGCATCCAGTTCTCATACCAGCGGTTGATGGTGTATGAGTAGTGGATGCCAATTTTCTCTGTGCCTTGCACTTCAAATCCTGCTTGCTCTAGATGAGTGATAAACCAACCCAGGGGGCAGCTAGCATCAGCACCTGGGAAGATATATTTGGCCATAAACAAGCCCCAGATGAAGTCTTCCCACTGCCATGCCCTACGCAGGCCAGCAATCTGCAGGAAGAACACGCCATCATCCTCCAGCATCTCTCGCACCTGCCAAAGGAATGACTGGAAATTCCTGATACCAACATGCTCGGCCATTTCCAGACACGTTATTTTGTTGTACTTGGTCCTTGGAATGTCACGATAGTCTAAGCAGAGGAAGTTGACACGGTTCTCAACCCCCTTCAGTTGGGCAACTCTGTTACCCCACTCCACCTGGTTTTTAGCCAAAGTCACCCCCGTGGAGTATGACCCATAGTTTTCAGCAGCATAGTTGACTAGGGTACCCCAACCGCACCCGATGTCCAAGTGCTTGTCACCCTTTTTCAACTGTACTTTCTCACATACGGCACTGAGTTTGTTTCGCTGAGCATCTTCTAGACTTTCATCTTCGTTGTAGACGATGCCAGAGGTATAGATCATCATTGGTCCGAGGAATGCTTCGTAGAAGTCATTGCCGCGGTCATAGTGGTCGCGGACTTGCTCACAATCTTGAGTCCTCGAGTGCGACAACAGCTCCGGCACAAaattacaaagaaaaaatttCAAGTGATAGTAGCCAAGTTCGTAGGTAGTGAATTCATTGCGATGTTCTAAAGCTTGTAGCGGTTCCATCTTGAAGTCTAGCTTACCGTCGGCATACGACTCGTACAACACATAGATGGGGATTTTTCTATTGCTGTAGCTTTTCTCGAGCGAAGGGTCGTTGAACTTCACATATTTCGACATCACATTGCATTTTGTCCCAAGTTCACCGACACAAATACGGTTAAAAATTATCATAAATGCACCGAAAGTCGGCAGAAGGCAGAGAAGGAATGTGACAGGGTAAACCCACCAGGGAAGGCCTGAAATATACTGGACCACGCCTGGGACGCCGACCAAGAGAGAAATCAAAGTCGTGTAGGAAACCTTCTTCCAAGCCAGTTGATCTCTCGATTCGAGCGACGAAATCCGAGGGGAGTTCCCGACCGAACCATTTTGAGCGTGAGCCATGATACGGTTCTCGAGTAGAGAGGCGAAGGTACCGTTCTGAATGACTGCGCCTGGGTTCGGTGAGCTTTTTGGTTTACCGGCCGAGAGAAGCAGCGCTGACAAAGAGAAGGGCACAAGTGCAAAGTTTTACTGTTGTGTACACGTGTCTAGAGCCAAATCAGCTGTGCGAAGAAAACAACGGGGGAGGGGCTAGTAGCCCGTCCCATTACCCCAAATATCCTCCGTGTATTCGATATTTActacctgaaaaaaaaaggcagagGCGCAAGTTAAGCTctaagaaaatttttttttagacctCAATGGCTCTATTATTGAGCCAACGCTTATATCTTGTTTGCTTACAAAATAcgttacccacccctccccctaaagaAGCGTTTATCACGTGAGGGTATTAGTATTCAAGACTGATTAAAATTTTTGACGGACTCGCTCAAAGCATTTTATTTGGAGGCAGCTGTGTGCCATGATTAAATTGTCATATTTGCTCGGCCATGTTTGCTTTGTTCTTATTTAGAAAGCAAACCAACAGTTgaagcattttattttatattttggtcTGAATCAATCAGTATCTCGGGCTCGAACTTGTATTTCTAGGTGTGCCAGCTTTATTTCAATAATGAAGAATCATTGTGGGAAGCCGCAGTATTTCGGCGAATGATGTAGACAAAGCTTTTTGTGAAGGCGAATGTAGTGTAGTGAATTTACATATGGCTCTGTTCGCATTAGCTGAGCTTCTAGTACCATCTAGACTGTTTGAAGATGGATTAAAGAGCTTGTTCTGattttaaagttaaaaaatgGCTGTGCGGTCAAACTGCCCGATTTCCCGTGTCTGTCGTTAAAACAACAGCTGAGCCACGCGTGCGATTGAATGGTTGAAAATCGCGAATTAATTATACGAGTAATGGCCATGTATTGTGTTTTGCACTTTTTCTCTAAGGACAGGTAAAAGCTGTCGATGCGTaacaaagaacaaaaacattttaaaatcccCCGATTGTATAATACTAGACCTCCATGACCATTAAAGGAAAGTTAGCCCCGCGAATTAGCTTTTCGGTTGTAAATACATTCCCATAATGAATGCGACATTAACAGCAACTCGCTAAAAACAAAACGAGAGGTCACAAGACCATATATTCCTCCTCTGACATAATTATACTATTGTCAGCAGGTTGTCACAAGATCGCTTGTTGCCCTTTCTCTTGTAGATGTGGACGATTGTGGCATCTTTAAAATCTTGCGGGAGGGTCTCACTTTCCCAGAGCGATTGGAATAGCACTGTTAATTTGTGTAGGAGAGAAGGACCGCCTGACTTGAACACTTCGGCAGGGATGGCATCAGAGCCGGGGGCTTTTCCAGTCGACATCTGCTTGATTGCCTTGACAACCTCATCCTCTGATGGTGTTATGTCCAGGTCTGGGTTTATGTCCACCTGTGGAAGGCGTTGTATGGCTTCGTCATTGATGGATGATGGACGATTTAGAACGCCATTGAAGTGTTCTGCCCATCTCTCTACTATCATGTTTTTGTCAGTGATGAGTGTTGCTCCGTCAGCGCTCAGTAGTGGGAAACTGCCCGGTGTTGGTGGTCCAAATATACATCTGAGCGAATCGTAGAATCGTTTCGTGTCGTGTCTGTCTGCAAAGCCTTGAATTTCATCAGCTTTGTCACTCAGCCATGTGTCTTGAATGTCACGGAGTTTTAATTGGACCTGTCTGCGTTTGCTGACGTAGGCGTCTTTCTTCGAGACTGAGTTGGGATCATTTTGATGAGCTCTGAAGAGTTGCCGTTTTTCTTCCAAAAGAGCTGTGATTTTGgcatcattttcatcaaacCAGTCTTGTGACAACCATAGAGGGATTTCACTTCTCTCCATCGCTGCAAAGATCTTTGCCCGACTGCTTCTCAATCGTCTCCTCAAACACCTTGAGCAAGGCCATCTCCCTGAGAGCCAATGCGGTTTCCGTGCAGGTCGAGGAACTGTTGATATGATCTTTGCTGCACGTCAGATTCAGGAGAAAAGTGTGGAACAAAATCAAGATCTCTATACCACTTTTGTAGATTTAACAAAAGCGTTCGACACTGTGAGCAGAGAGGGACTGTGGAAAATCATGGCGAAGTTCGGCTGCCCCGAGAGGTTCATAAAGATTGTTAGACAATTTCACGATGGGATGATGGCCCGTGTTCTTGATGATGGAAATACCTCTGCCCCTTTTCAAGTGTCAAATGGAGTCAAGCAAGGTTGTGTCCTTGCCCCTACACTGTTTAGTTTGATGTTCTCTGCAATGCTGACCGATGCCTTCAGGGAGACACCCCTAGGCATCCCCATCAGGTATAGGTGTGATGGAAAGCTGTTCAACCTACGACGTCTGAAGGCCGTCACTAGAGTCAAAGAGACTGTGATTCGTGACCTGCTTTTTGCTGATGACTGTGCCCTCAACGCCGTCAATGAGCATGACATGCAACAGGAAATGGACGCTTTCTCATCCGCCTGTGACAACTTTGGCCTCACCATCAGTATCAAGAAGACTGAAGTGATGTATCAGCCCGCCCCAGGAAAACCATATCAGGAACCAAACATCACAGTTAAGGGGCAGCGACTTCAAGATGTAGAAAACTTCACCTACCTCGGCAGCACTCTCTCCCGCAACGCCAACATCGATGCAGAAATCAACAACCGCATCGCGAAGGCAAGCAGTGCCTTTGGGAGATTGAGGAAGTCAGTCTGGGAACGCAGAGGCATCTCACAATGCACCAAGATCAAAGTGTACAGAGCAGTCGTCTTAACAACACTTCTCTATGGCTGCGAAACTTGGACCATCTACAGAAGACATGAGAAACTTCTCCAGCAGTTCCATCTCCGCTGTCTCAGAAACATCCTAAATATCCGCTGGCAGGATAGAATCACAAACACTGAGGTTCTGGAGAGAGCAAACCTCCCCAGCGTCATTACCACCATGCGCAAAGCTCAGACACGATGGGCAGGACACGTCTGCCGTATGTCAGACTCCAGAATACCCAAACAGCTGTTGTACGGTGAACTAAGCCGTGGAAGCAGGAAAGCTGGAGGCCAGCGCAAACGCTATAAAGACTGCATCAAATCACATCTGAAAGACTTCAATATCGACGTTTCAACGTGGGAAACTGCAGCATCTGACAGACCGATTTGGCGTAATCTGATTCAC encodes:
- the LOC5510658 gene encoding sphingolipid C9-methyltransferase; the encoded protein is MAHAQNGSVGNSPRISSLESRDQLAWKKVSYTTLISLLVGVPGVVQYISGLPWWVYPVTFLLCLLPTFGAFMIIFNRICVGELGTKCNVMSKYVKFNDPSLEKSYSNRKIPIYVLYESYADGKLDFKMEPLQALEHRNEFTTYELGYYHLKFFLCNFVPELLSHSRTQDCEQVRDHYDRGNDFYEAFLGPMMIYTSGIVYNEDESLEDAQRNKLSAVCEKVQLKKGDKHLDIGCGWGTLVNYAAENYGSYSTGVTLAKNQVEWGNRVAQLKGVENRVNFLCLDYRDIPRTKYNKITCLEMAEHVGIRNFQSFLWQVREMLEDDGVFFLQIAGLRRAWQWEDFIWGLFMAKYIFPGADASCPLGWFITHLEQAGFEVQGTEKIGIHYSYTINRWYENWMRPEAQEAMVKKYGRIARIWNIFLSWSTIIARQGNSTCTQIVCHKNLNGYDRTRFYQKKRN
- the LOC125574485 gene encoding uncharacterized protein LOC125574485, coding for MIFAARQIQEKSVEQNQDLYTTFVDLTKAFDTVSREGLWKIMAKFGCPERFIKIVRQFHDGMMARVLDDGNTSAPFQVSNGVKQGCVLAPTLFSLMFSAMLTDAFRETPLGIPIRYRCDGKLFNLRRLKAVTRVKETVIRDLLFADDCALNAVNEHDMQQEMDAFSSACDNFGLTISIKKTEVMYQPAPGKPYQEPNITVKGQRLQDVENFTYLGSTLSRNANIDAEINNRIAKASSAFGRLRKSVWERRGISQCTKIKVYRAVVLTTLLYGCETWTIYRRHEKLLQQFHLRCLRNILNIRWQDRITNTEVLERANLPSVITTMRKAQTRWAGHVCRMSDSRIPKQLLYGELSRGSRKAGGQRKRYKDCIKSHLKDFNIDVSTWETAASDRPIWRNLIHKGAIHSENKRSNAAKNKRQKRKARADQPTNMTPSYWCPTCGRGFLARIGLISHLRIHPSAP